A genomic segment from candidate division TA06 bacterium encodes:
- a CDS encoding MoxR family ATPase has protein sequence MLEKKNDLQAVESLSKAKEQIKAELSKVIVGQQAVIDELLTALLCGGHVLLVGVPGLAKTLMINTLAQSLNLSFNRIQFTPDLMPSDITGTDIIEEEQGSRKRFFKFLKGPVFANIVLADEINRTPPKTQAALLQAMQERKVTAGGNTFILDEPFFVLATQNPIEQEGTYPLPEAQLDRFMFNTLVDYPSSDEEVQIVKSTTSAYQAVIKPVLSGPEIVALQQLVRRVPVADSVVEFAVSLCRRTRPKAAESPDFVKDYVAWGAGPRASQYLILGAKARAILEGRLAPGIEDVRALALPVLRHRIITNFNAEAAGVDSVEIINRLLG, from the coding sequence ATTTTGGAAAAAAAGAACGACCTCCAGGCGGTGGAAAGCCTGTCAAAGGCCAAGGAACAGATCAAAGCCGAACTGTCCAAGGTCATCGTGGGCCAGCAGGCGGTGATAGACGAGCTGTTGACCGCACTGCTCTGCGGGGGCCATGTATTGCTGGTGGGCGTGCCCGGCCTGGCCAAGACCCTGATGATCAACACCCTGGCCCAGAGCCTTAACCTGAGCTTCAACCGCATTCAGTTCACCCCGGACCTGATGCCCTCGGACATAACAGGGACCGACATCATCGAGGAGGAACAGGGCAGCCGCAAGCGCTTCTTCAAGTTCCTCAAGGGCCCGGTGTTCGCCAACATCGTGCTGGCCGACGAGATCAACCGCACCCCGCCCAAGACCCAGGCCGCCCTGCTTCAGGCCATGCAGGAGCGCAAGGTGACGGCCGGGGGAAACACCTTCATATTGGACGAGCCCTTCTTCGTGCTGGCCACCCAGAACCCCATCGAGCAGGAGGGCACCTATCCCCTGCCCGAGGCCCAGCTGGACCGCTTCATGTTCAACACTTTGGTGGACTACCCTTCGTCCGACGAAGAAGTGCAGATAGTGAAAAGCACCACCTCGGCCTACCAGGCCGTCATCAAGCCGGTGCTGTCAGGCCCGGAGATCGTGGCCCTGCAGCAGTTAGTGCGTCGGGTGCCGGTGGCCGACAGCGTGGTGGAATTCGCGGTCAGCCTGTGCCGCCGCACCCGCCCCAAGGCCGCGGAGTCCCCGGATTTCGTCAAGGACTACGTGGCCTGGGGTGCCGGCCCCCGCGCCTCGCAGTACCTGATCCTGGGCGCCAAGGCTCGGGCCATCCTGGAAGGCCGGCTGGCCCCGGGAATAGAGGATGTGAGGGCTTTGGCCCTGCCGGTGCTTAGGCACAGGATCATCACCAACTTCAACGCCGAGGCCGCCGGGGTGGATTCGGTGGAGATCATCAACCGGCTGTTGGGGTGA
- a CDS encoding T9SS type A sorting domain-containing protein yields MHIKKLLWIMLLFPALAWSQGISWGPRVRVDDAAGSGAHPAIHPYTIIDDSLAASPRVYTVWEDDRDGNDTNAIYFARSTDLAATYSRPNVVVCNDSLNNVYPWMVKGASGAIYIVWQVKYPDTKWRIYLSKSTDGGNTFSTPDTIRGVYINNNKDDQNNYGPLPRIAVDPKDSVLYLVWTEAFGTTATKVRMAYSLTRDVNFTGMVRVNTDSTKAAKHPAIVTDDSGKVFVTYEQSNSGNVNDPQCDIFCNSSGDYGLTFGTDAKINDNGDVARMQNPTIDRINNKTMVIWEDTRTGVAASNAQPVLFFSQKPDTASAFSANVRVSDTLSGTWNYRPRMAIDQTTGNMIVVWHSNLGATDSLFELRLCAFNDTVNEFTPSYKMFDTYTGNSGANFGNIFYPPAVAITNIDSVANFFLVWRDLIEDTTGNIYSRHGHVVVSQVDLDIFPDLLDAAGDSLNFGALPAGPAYVSRSFRLVNTRDSLNPDSLDGPSTAVIDSLTANGITLHNVDNSSLTLSAGFIESPASFPALSIGQTLDVTVTLYVPEGTPAGRYVGYAKFRAVGNDLTVDTDSIRIVVQGPAAAADLENLRVFPNPFKPYIGHTVVNFEGLTAAATVKIFDIKGRLVEEIAESNGDGLATWAAKAASGVYIYSVTNPQGGKKTGKIAIIR; encoded by the coding sequence ATGCACATCAAAAAGTTGCTTTGGATTATGTTGCTGTTCCCAGCCCTGGCCTGGTCCCAAGGGATAAGCTGGGGGCCGCGGGTGCGGGTGGACGATGCCGCCGGGAGCGGAGCGCATCCGGCCATCCATCCCTACACCATCATCGACGACAGCCTGGCCGCCAGCCCCAGGGTCTACACCGTCTGGGAGGACGACCGTGACGGCAACGACACCAACGCCATTTATTTTGCCCGATCCACCGACCTGGCGGCCACTTATTCCCGGCCCAATGTGGTGGTCTGCAACGACAGCCTGAACAACGTCTATCCCTGGATGGTCAAGGGAGCCTCGGGGGCCATCTACATCGTCTGGCAGGTAAAGTACCCCGATACCAAATGGCGGATATATTTGTCCAAGTCAACAGATGGCGGGAACACCTTCAGCACGCCGGACACAATAAGAGGGGTGTACATCAACAACAACAAGGACGACCAGAACAACTACGGACCCCTGCCCCGGATCGCGGTCGATCCCAAGGACAGCGTTCTATACTTAGTGTGGACCGAGGCCTTCGGAACCACCGCCACCAAGGTCAGGATGGCCTATTCGCTGACCAGGGACGTCAACTTCACCGGCATGGTCCGGGTGAACACCGACTCCACCAAGGCCGCCAAGCACCCGGCCATTGTCACCGATGACAGCGGCAAGGTCTTCGTGACCTACGAGCAGTCCAATTCCGGCAACGTCAATGACCCGCAGTGCGACATCTTCTGCAACAGTTCCGGCGATTACGGCCTGACCTTTGGCACCGACGCCAAGATCAACGACAACGGGGACGTGGCCCGGATGCAGAACCCCACCATCGACCGGATCAACAACAAGACCATGGTGATCTGGGAAGACACCCGGACCGGAGTGGCGGCCTCCAACGCCCAGCCGGTGCTGTTCTTCAGCCAGAAGCCCGACACCGCGTCCGCTTTCTCGGCCAACGTCCGGGTCAGCGACACCCTGTCCGGCACTTGGAACTACCGGCCCCGGATGGCCATAGACCAGACCACCGGCAACATGATAGTGGTCTGGCATTCCAACCTGGGGGCCACCGATTCCCTGTTCGAGCTCAGGCTGTGCGCCTTCAATGATACGGTCAACGAGTTCACCCCGTCCTACAAAATGTTCGACACCTACACCGGCAACAGCGGGGCCAACTTCGGCAACATCTTCTATCCCCCGGCGGTGGCCATCACCAACATCGACTCGGTGGCCAACTTCTTCCTGGTCTGGCGCGACCTGATCGAGGATACCACCGGTAACATCTATTCCCGGCACGGGCACGTGGTGGTCAGCCAGGTGGACCTGGACATCTTCCCCGACCTGCTGGACGCCGCAGGCGACAGCCTGAACTTTGGGGCGCTGCCGGCCGGGCCGGCCTATGTCTCCCGCTCGTTCCGCCTGGTCAACACCCGGGACTCGCTCAACCCCGATTCCCTGGACGGCCCCAGCACCGCGGTGATAGACAGCCTGACGGCCAACGGCATCACTTTGCATAATGTTGACAATTCCTCGCTGACCCTAAGCGCCGGATTCATAGAATCCCCGGCCTCGTTCCCCGCCCTGAGCATCGGGCAGACCCTGGATGTCACCGTCACCCTGTACGTTCCCGAGGGAACCCCGGCCGGGCGCTACGTGGGCTACGCCAAATTTCGGGCGGTGGGCAATGACCTGACGGTGGACACCGATTCCATCAGGATAGTGGTCCAGGGCCCGGCCGCGGCCGCCGACCTGGAGAATCTCAGGGTCTTCCCCAATCCTTTCAAACCCTACATTGGGCATACCGTGGTCAACTTCGAGGGGCTGACGGCAGCGGCCACGGTCAAGATATTCGACATCAAAGGACGCTTGGTGGAAGAGATAGCCGAGAGCAACGGTGACGGTTTGGCCACCTGGGCCGCCAAAGCCGCCAGCGGGGTGTACATCTATTCCGTGACCAATCCCCAGGGGGGCAAAAAGACCGGCAAGATTGCCATAATCCGATAA
- a CDS encoding PorV/PorQ family protein yields the protein MKKIIYISLVLFLASQAMALEPGDKSAVFLTLPQGARPTAMGEAYTAVSGDIYGGFWNPAGVADLGPMAFTASMAPTYLDMYYGYLAGGMSFGNNGIALSVTHFNYGDMVGLDQYARNETTFNGTDLGIAATYARRFVKQKMQLGASLKLASQSLEEESATSVMMDLGAIKKFNRFTLGAAVKNLGSGPKFVDESAGLPITFSLGCSYYFYNLPLLPVFSLDVPLDDVPSVGLGAEYNLPKYLSLRAGLKTDRDQGFVSMLRFGLGVNVSGISVDYAMIPGDEIGSTHMITLGYRK from the coding sequence ATGAAGAAGATCATCTATATATCGTTGGTGCTGTTCCTGGCATCCCAGGCAATGGCCCTGGAGCCGGGCGACAAGTCAGCCGTCTTTTTGACCCTGCCCCAGGGAGCCCGGCCCACCGCCATGGGCGAGGCCTACACCGCCGTCTCCGGGGACATCTACGGCGGATTCTGGAACCCGGCCGGGGTGGCCGACCTGGGCCCGATGGCCTTCACCGCCAGCATGGCGCCCACCTATCTGGACATGTACTACGGCTACCTGGCCGGGGGAATGAGCTTCGGCAATAATGGGATCGCCCTCTCCGTCACCCACTTCAACTACGGCGACATGGTGGGGCTGGACCAGTACGCCCGCAACGAGACCACCTTCAACGGCACCGACCTGGGGATCGCCGCCACTTATGCCCGGCGCTTCGTCAAACAGAAGATGCAGCTGGGGGCCTCGCTCAAGCTGGCCAGCCAGTCGCTGGAGGAGGAATCGGCCACCTCGGTGATGATGGACCTGGGCGCCATCAAGAAGTTCAACCGCTTCACCCTGGGGGCGGCCGTCAAGAACCTGGGGTCCGGCCCCAAGTTCGTGGACGAGTCGGCCGGCCTGCCCATCACCTTCTCGCTGGGCTGCAGCTACTACTTCTACAATCTGCCCCTGCTGCCGGTGTTCTCGCTGGATGTTCCCCTGGACGATGTGCCGTCAGTAGGGCTGGGAGCGGAATATAACCTGCCCAAGTATCTCAGCCTCCGCGCCGGGCTGAAGACCGACCGCGACCAGGGCTTCGTCTCCATGCTGAGGTTCGGGCTGGGGGTCAATGTCAGCGGGATCTCGGTGGATTACGCCATGATCCCGGGGGACGAGATCGGGTCGACCCACATGATCACTCTGGGATATAGAAAATAA